AGGAATAAAGAACTGTGGAATGAGCTGCATTGTGAGGCTGGATTTGGGGACTTGGGATGGAGTCTGGaaaagccagagcagcagggagacaTTTGcttggcagctccagctgcagaaacacGCAGTGCGTGGGGTAACGTGTGGAACTGCTACAAACAGAAGTTGTGTTTATTCCATCTACATAATTCAGGATTAAAAAGCACCTGAGTGCTCAAAATTAAACCAGCCACCTGAGTGTGCCAGTCTGtccagccctcctgctgctctttgtcaGGAATGCACATTCCTGCATGAACCTTACTgtgacagggctgtgctgtTTATCCCCAGTGCCCCATGGAGCCGCAGTGCAAAATCCAGTTTGTACGGAGTTACTCTTTAGCCAGGGGTTGTTTCCTCCTCAGGATAAAAGCAAGAGCAGCCCAACACCCtcacctgccagcacagcccacccTGCGAGCCAGCAAAAGAACAGCCCCTCCTGACTGGAATATTCAACAGTATGGAAAGCTTACCCCTGGCATGTGCTTCCgaggcagcctggctgctttcCGAGAGCCCTTCTCGTGTTctttgcccagctctgctgctgccctgaaGCTGTCAAAGTAggggtgctgcagcagctgctcacagctctgcctctccgCAGGGTCCATCCGAAGGCAGCCCTCACAAAAGATGGAGGAAAACACTCCTTACACAGCCCTGCACaattccagctgctccccacagcccaaGAGTATTCCCACAGGTACACgtgttaataattttttaatggattCTAAGAGTGGCTTTTCAGAGTCAGCACGAAGCTTGAGGAGCAGCTAATTATCCAACAATTACAAAAAttaatcatggaatggtttgggttggaaggcaccttacagatcatcttgttccaaccccctgccctgggcagggacaccttccactatcccaggctgctctgagccctgtccagcctggccttggacacttgcaggggtGGGGAGTCCACAACTGTAGTAGGAATTGTGGCTCAAGGAAGAGGTGCAATCACATGGGGCAGCAAACCAGGTCTGTTTTTCAGTGAATCTCTGGTATGTCAGTCCCAGACTCTCACACCAGATCATTTGTTTATCCCAGCACAGGGCTCCTCCACAAGCTGGAGCTTCCTTACCTTCATGAGAGCCAGTGCAGAGTATGAAATATTGGGGAATTTCACTTCCAAtggctcctgcagggaaaaaaaaaaagtgaatggaCTCATATTAGCAAACTTTTCATCCATCAGGGTACCAAGACCCAGCTTTCCATAGGAACATGACCTGTTCCTCACAAAATGCCTCCATCACTCCTTATGTGCCCAGAGGCCTGGCAGCTCTGAGGATGTGCCACCAGAAAtggggaaagcagcagagatcaAACATTTTTTGACTGCTTTTACACAGGCTGTAAGTTAAAATGTCATGAGAGGTTCAGCCACCTCCAAATATTCTGGTGCACACTGGCAAAGTAGAGGACAAAGCTTTTGGATAGGGAAAAAATGCTGCACAGCAAAGGGCTGGGCAAagggtggggaagggagggaagtgcagctggaggcagctcttaCCATGCTCTCTGGGTCTGGAATTCTTACCCCACTGAAGAACTGGTTGGTGCTGAACACTTGCTGGTGCCTGGGAATGAGATCCCCTTTGACcgagaattttaaaaagaaaaaaaaaaaaggagtaatttGCTTAATTTCACAGTGCCTGCATTGAACATGGTTGTATCCTCTAACAAGGCTGATGCCACCCTAGACAGCATCTGAGTATCACCAAGTGAGCCAAGGCAATGTTCTTTTGTGACAATTAATGTCCATTTGGGCCATCAGTGATCCCACACCGTGTGACTGctgaaggaaaggctggaaCAAGAGTTCCAGCTTCAGGAGAATTTAACTCCTTTTGGGTGAAATTCTCTTTGGACACTCCTGAGGGTGCTGtacagggcagagctggaacACAGCCCCACCTGAACCTGCTGTAGCTTTTCCCTGAGGCCACATTTTTGAAGCTTAGAGcaaggaaaatgttaaaatcAAATCCATAGCAAAGGAGCCAGTACAATGCCAATCCCATAATGGCACAGCTTCAATCAAGGAGCTTTGCTCTGTGAACACTGCCTCACTCCAGCACCTGGATCCAACAATCAGTGGGAATCTCCTCAGGCTGAAACCCTGTCATTAAAAATCAATTATAACTGCCTAACACTGGCATTAATGAATTCTGGAGGATGAAGCAGTCAGTGATGAACTATTTTTCTAGCTAAGGAGCTTATCTGTTTAAAGCCATTAGTCACCTTTGTAGTTTTATAAACTGTTCAGTTAAAATTACAACTCTCTGTTCATTCCAACAAATACCAGTGAAAAGTGGGGGGTTGTTCGTTGTCACCCAAGAAATCTGATGTTCCACaccaaaactgaaaagaatCAATGGGACTGGATTAGTTTAAGTGTTATGGGGGATAATGGCTCTTTTATTTAACAAATAAATATGGAGTGGCTCCTAAATTCATTGATGAACAACAAGAAACACGTGGAACAGACAAGCTGTGATGTTCACACTCCCCTTCCCAGGCACACAGCCATCAACAGGCACTGACAACACTTCTGAGACCTCCAAAGCTGGGATGAATTGAATCCAGCTGTTCACTGACCACTTTGTTTGGTACCAATCCCTGAAAAACACCTGGATCTTTTAAACCTTTGTGCAAAACATTCCTGGTCCTTTCTGATACAGGCACCTCATGTTTTTGTCTATGTGGACACAGCTGAAGTTGCTGGCTCCCCCACCCCAGCAGGGACCAGGAGGGGCATCCAGTGGTCACCAAACACATCCAAGATCTTTCCTAATCTGCCCTGCACCAGACCTAGCTTCCAGGAGGGTAAGGAGACTGGAGGGATGGTTCCAGGCAGTCTGCAGGCAACGATCCTGATTCTCAGCCTGGACCACTGCGAGCCTTGTTAGCCCGTGTACACAATGCCAGGAAAAGCCAGCTCCTTCTTAAGGACAGGAACCCCTCAAATAAACCAGCACCTTCTAAAGGGAGACATCTGCTGGGTAAATTCCCCCCTGGCTACTCCCCGTTCCCACCACAGAGGGCATCCCTCCTGGGCAAGCTCcggtgctgccagggctgtgggtgccGGGGACACTCACCCAGGGTTCTGCGGATGAGGTACAGCTGGTCCACGTCCGACTTGCCCGGCCACAGCGGCAGCCCCGAGAGCAGCTCGGCGAAGACGCAGCCGATGGCCCACACGTCCACGGGGGGGCCGTACTGGGTGtcccccaccagcagctccGGGGAGCGGTACCACCTGGTGGCCACGTAGTCGGTGTAGTAGTCACTGGGACCAGCTGGCTCGGGGTCAGGGGAGAGAGACACCAACACAGGAACGCGGGATCAGAGCGATGCAGAGGAGCCATCGTCACTTGTTACATTTTGGGGcaggccagagctgcaggagcacgGTGAGTCACTGGCCACCAGCAGAACCCAACTCTGGAAAACTCAGGATCTGGTAAAAATCAAGACCGTGTTTTCCTCCAAATGTGCAGAGCTCCACAgcagggccctgcagcagccagtggGCAGTTCTCAGAACCCATGTGATTTGTCTGAAGAGCAGCTAAAAAAAGCCAGATTAGGGGGTTTATTTACAACGGAAAATGTGAAGCCATTGTTTGCAGAGGCAGCCAGAGGGGCTTTTCCTGCCAGGgagctccagctgtggctccagccctgcacaaaCAACTGGGCAGCTCCGAGACGCCCAAGGCCGGCTTCCAtctcccagtgccagcaccccCAGCGGCTCAGCAGGGAGCTCAGTTTGTTTACAGATGTCACCGCCGTGTCTGGGCTCCCTCCCTGTAAGGTTCAGGAATCTCTACCCAGCCTTCAGCAGAGCTTCCCTGGGAAAACACACTCATGCAGGAGGATTTGCAGTGCCCCAGACACAGGTAAGTGAGGGTTGGAGTGGCTCAGCCCACACTCCCAGTACATGAAGAGTCAGCACTCACTCAGTATCCGAGCAAATCCAAAGTCACAGAGTTTGATGACCGAGTGCTTTGTTATCAGGATGTTCTCTGGCTTTACATCCCGGTGGATGCactggaagaagaagaaaaaagcaaggtTACAAGTATTTAACCTGGCCCTCAGATAAATTCAGCCACAGTCCCTTGCTCTCTGTGCCAGGCAGTTACTCCTGCTGAAAGGGAAGCTGGAAGGATTTCTGAGCAGCAGGACAATGACCTGTCCATAGCCCACCTTCGGGGAAATCACTGTGCAGGCCCCCAGcttcagctgccagctctgtatCCCCTGGACAACACGGAGGCAGCTCCCTGAACCCTGGGAAGCTCCTGCTGAATGAATTTGCTGACAAAGCTCAGCAagagctctgctcagcacaggtTGGACACAtccagagctgtgtccagcttGGGACCCTCCAGAGAGGGAAGATGTGACTCCAGTGAAGGGCCACTGAAACTGACAGGACTGCAGTGTCTGACATCCAAGGAGaggatgagggagctggggccATCAAGAAAAGGCTCC
The window above is part of the Vidua macroura isolate BioBank_ID:100142 chromosome 6, ASM2450914v1, whole genome shotgun sequence genome. Proteins encoded here:
- the CDKL1 gene encoding cyclin-dependent kinase-like 1 isoform X1, whose protein sequence is MERYEKLGKVGEGSYGVVFKCRNKDTGQIVAIKKFLESEEDPVIRKIALREIRMLKQLKHPNLVNLLEVFRRKRRLHLVFEYCEHTVLQELDKHPRGVPEYLVKSITWQTLQAVNFCHKHNCIHRDVKPENILITKHSVIKLCDFGFARILTGPSDYYTDYVATRWYRSPELLVGDTQYGPPVDVWAIGCVFAELLSGLPLWPGKSDVDQLYLIRRTLGDLIPRHQQVFSTNQFFSGVRIPDPESMEPLEVKFPNISYSALALMKGCLRMDPAERQSCEQLLQHPYFDSFRAAAELGKEHEKGSRKAARLPRKHMPGLQHLPQLTCSKVLPALDSKKNCCKTRKSKYHFPNI
- the CDKL1 gene encoding cyclin-dependent kinase-like 1 isoform X2 — encoded protein: MERYEKLGKVGEGSYGVVFKCRNKDTGQIVAIKKFLESEEDPVIRKIALREIRMLKQLKHPNLVNLLEVFRRKRRLHLVFEYCEHTVLQELDKHPRGVPEYLVKSITWQTLQAVNFCHKHNCIHRDVKPENILITKHSVIKLCDFGFARILTGPSDYYTDYVATRWYRSPELLVGDTQYGPPVDVWAIGCVFAELLSGLPLWPGKSDVDQLYLIRRTLGDLIPRHQQVFSTNQFFSGEPLEVKFPNISYSALALMKGCLRMDPAERQSCEQLLQHPYFDSFRAAAELGKEHEKGSRKAARLPRKHMPGLQHLPQLTCSKVLPALDSKKNCCKTRKSKYHFPNI